A single region of the Lysinibacillus sp. B2A1 genome encodes:
- a CDS encoding BMP family ABC transporter substrate-binding protein, with product MKGNLKKLSFLLFGLVLLLAACGSGGSSSSDSKGDEKNNASESSKESEKTYKIGITQIVEHPSLNAATDGFKKAIDDAGLKVEYDPQIAQGDNSLNTTIANNLVSANVDLIFANSTPSAQAAATATSDIPIIFTSVTDAIGAQLIESMEKPGKNITGTIDLHPETISKTVAFLKELGAKNVGMVYNAGEQNSVAQVKEVKKVMGEQGLTVVEASAATSAEVKQATESLIGKADAFYIITDNTVVSALESVIDVANANKLPLVVGELDSVARGGLAAYGFEYFDIGYEAGQMAVKILKGEATPADTPAQYPQNLKLLINKKVADDLGIDIKDSWGAELLEK from the coding sequence GTGAAGGGCAATTTAAAAAAGCTTTCGTTCCTATTGTTTGGATTAGTATTGTTACTTGCTGCTTGTGGTAGCGGTGGTTCTAGTTCATCTGATTCAAAGGGAGACGAGAAAAATAATGCAAGCGAGAGCAGCAAGGAATCAGAAAAAACATATAAAATTGGGATTACTCAAATAGTGGAGCATCCATCTTTAAATGCTGCAACTGATGGCTTCAAAAAAGCAATTGATGACGCGGGCTTAAAAGTGGAATATGATCCACAAATCGCACAGGGTGATAACAGCCTAAACACAACAATAGCTAACAATCTAGTGAGCGCAAATGTAGATTTAATCTTTGCTAACTCTACACCATCTGCACAGGCTGCAGCAACTGCAACTAGCGATATTCCTATTATCTTTACTTCTGTTACAGACGCGATTGGCGCACAGTTAATCGAATCAATGGAGAAGCCTGGTAAAAATATTACAGGTACAATCGATTTACATCCTGAAACGATTTCTAAAACTGTAGCATTCTTAAAAGAGCTTGGTGCTAAAAACGTTGGTATGGTCTACAATGCTGGAGAGCAAAACTCAGTAGCACAAGTAAAAGAAGTGAAAAAAGTTATGGGCGAGCAAGGCCTAACAGTTGTTGAAGCATCTGCGGCAACTTCTGCAGAGGTAAAACAAGCAACGGAATCATTAATTGGTAAAGCAGATGCTTTCTATATTATTACTGATAATACAGTAGTTTCTGCATTAGAATCTGTCATTGATGTAGCGAATGCAAATAAATTACCACTTGTTGTAGGAGAGCTTGATTCTGTTGCTCGTGGCGGCTTAGCAGCATACGGATTTGAGTATTTCGATATTGGCTATGAGGCTGGGCAAATGGCTGTGAAAATTCTAAAAGGCGAAGCAACACCAGCTGATACACCAGCACAATACCCACAAAACTTAAAACTATTAATCAATAAAAAAGTGGCAGATGATTTAGGAATCGACATTAAGGATTCTTGGGGAGCAGAACTTTTAGAAAAGTAA